A single Pseudomonas putida DNA region contains:
- a CDS encoding ABC transporter substrate-binding protein, protein MKKLFMASLLGSAITLCTSAMAAGPDLKALEDAARKEGNVNSVGMPDAWANWKGTWDDLASKYGLKHSDTDMSSAQEIAKFEAEKDNASADIGDVGAAFGPIAASKGVTQPYKPSTWDQVPEWAKDKDGHWALAYTGTIAFIINKDLVKEGDRPTSWHDLEKGKYKVAIGDVGTAAQAANGVLAAAIAYKGDEKNIEPGLQLFTKLAQQKRLSLANPTIQTLEKGEVEVGVVWDFNGLSYREQIDPKRFEVLIPSDGSVISGYTTVINKYAKHPNAAKLAREYIFSDAGQINLAKGHARPIRAEHLKLPEDVQAKLLPNEQYKAAQPIKDAAAWEATSKALPQKWQEQVIIEME, encoded by the coding sequence ATGAAAAAGTTGTTCATGGCGTCACTGCTCGGCTCGGCCATTACCCTGTGTACCTCGGCGATGGCCGCCGGCCCCGACCTCAAGGCCCTGGAAGACGCCGCCCGCAAGGAAGGCAACGTCAACAGCGTCGGCATGCCCGATGCCTGGGCCAACTGGAAAGGCACCTGGGACGACCTGGCCAGCAAGTACGGCCTCAAGCACAGCGACACCGACATGAGCTCGGCCCAGGAAATCGCCAAGTTCGAAGCCGAGAAGGACAACGCCAGCGCCGACATCGGCGACGTCGGTGCCGCCTTCGGCCCGATCGCCGCCAGCAAGGGCGTGACCCAGCCGTACAAGCCGAGCACCTGGGACCAGGTGCCTGAGTGGGCCAAGGACAAGGACGGCCACTGGGCGCTGGCCTATACCGGCACCATCGCCTTCATCATCAACAAGGACCTGGTCAAGGAAGGCGATCGCCCGACCAGCTGGCACGACCTGGAGAAAGGCAAGTACAAGGTCGCGATCGGTGACGTCGGCACCGCTGCCCAGGCCGCCAACGGCGTTCTGGCTGCGGCCATCGCCTACAAAGGTGACGAGAAGAACATCGAGCCTGGCCTGCAGCTGTTTACCAAACTGGCCCAGCAGAAACGCCTGTCATTGGCCAACCCGACCATCCAGACCCTGGAGAAGGGCGAGGTGGAAGTCGGTGTGGTGTGGGACTTCAACGGCCTGAGCTACCGCGAGCAGATCGACCCGAAACGCTTCGAGGTGCTGATCCCGTCCGACGGTTCGGTGATTTCGGGCTATACCACCGTGATCAACAAGTACGCCAAGCACCCCAACGCGGCGAAGCTTGCGCGCGAGTACATTTTCAGCGACGCCGGGCAGATCAACCTGGCCAAAGGGCATGCGCGGCCGATCCGTGCCGAGCACCTGAAGCTGCCGGAGGATGTGCAGGCCAAGCTGCTGCCGAACGAGCAGTACAAGGCAGCGCAGCCGATCAAGGATGCCGCGGCCTGGGAAGCGACCTCCAAGGCACTGCCACAGAAGTGGCAGGAGCAAGTGATCATCGAGATGGAATAA
- a CDS encoding RluA family pseudouridine synthase, whose protein sequence is MPLSNIQILHEDAAILVINKPTLLLSVPGRAEDNKDCLITRLQENGYPDALIVHRLDWETSGIILLARDADSHRELSRQFHDRETEKAYTALCWGQPALDSGSIDLPLRYDPPTKPRHVVDHEQGKHALTFWRIVERCGDHCRVELTPITGRSHQLRVHMLSIGHPLLGDRLYANPQALAAHERLCLHASMLSFTHPVSGERLKFECPAPF, encoded by the coding sequence ATGCCGCTGTCCAACATCCAGATCCTCCATGAAGACGCCGCCATCCTGGTGATCAACAAGCCGACCCTGCTGCTGTCGGTACCCGGCCGTGCCGAGGACAACAAGGACTGCCTGATCACCCGCCTGCAGGAAAACGGCTACCCGGATGCGCTGATCGTGCACCGCCTGGACTGGGAAACCTCCGGCATCATCTTGCTGGCCCGCGATGCCGACAGCCACCGCGAGCTGTCGCGCCAGTTCCACGACCGCGAAACCGAAAAAGCCTACACCGCGCTGTGCTGGGGCCAACCGGCGCTGGACAGCGGCAGCATCGACCTGCCGCTGCGCTACGACCCCCCCACCAAACCGCGGCACGTGGTGGACCATGAACAGGGCAAGCACGCCCTGACCTTCTGGCGCATCGTCGAGCGTTGCGGGGATCACTGCCGGGTCGAGCTGACGCCGATCACCGGCCGCTCGCACCAGTTGCGCGTGCACATGCTGTCGATCGGCCATCCTCTACTGGGTGACCGCCTGTATGCCAACCCGCAGGCGCTGGCGGCCCATGAGCGGCTGTGCCTGCATGCCTCGATGCTGAGCTTCACCCACCCGGTCAGCGGCGAGCGCTTGAAGTTCGAGTGCCCTGCCCCGTTCTGA
- a CDS encoding M18 family aminopeptidase, translating to MREALNTGLIEFLKASPTPFHATASLAQRLEAAGYQRLDERDSWATVPGGRYYVTRNDSSIIAIKLGKQPPLLNGIRMVGAHTDSPCLRVKPQPELQRQGFLQLGVEVYGGALLAPWFDRDLSLAGRVTFRRDGKVESQLIDFKLPIAIIPNLAIHLNRTANEGWQINPQNELPPILAQVAGDERIDFRAVLTEQLAREHDLNADVVLDYELSFYDTQDAALIGLNGDFIAGARLDNLLSCYAGLQALLAADSDETCVLVCNDHEEVGSCSACGADGPMLEQTLQRLLPDGDAYVRTIQRSLMVSADNAHGVHPNYADKHDGNHGPKLNAGPVIKVNNNQRYATNSETAGFFRHLCMAEEVPVQSFVVRSDMGCGSTIGPITASHLGVRTVDIGLPTFAMHSIRELCGSHDLAHLVKVLSAFYRSRELP from the coding sequence ATGCGCGAAGCACTGAATACCGGCCTGATTGAATTCCTCAAGGCCTCCCCGACGCCCTTCCATGCCACCGCCAGCCTGGCCCAGCGCCTGGAGGCGGCCGGCTACCAGCGCCTGGACGAGCGTGACAGCTGGGCCACGGTGCCGGGTGGCCGCTACTACGTTACCCGCAACGACTCCTCGATCATCGCCATCAAGCTGGGCAAGCAGCCGCCGCTGCTGAACGGCATCCGCATGGTCGGTGCGCACACCGACAGCCCGTGCCTGCGGGTCAAGCCGCAGCCCGAACTGCAGCGCCAGGGCTTCCTGCAGCTGGGCGTGGAAGTGTATGGCGGCGCGCTGCTTGCGCCGTGGTTCGACCGCGACCTGTCGCTGGCCGGGCGGGTCACCTTCCGCCGTGACGGCAAGGTCGAGAGCCAGCTGATCGACTTCAAGCTGCCGATCGCGATCATTCCCAACCTGGCCATCCACCTGAACCGTACCGCCAACGAAGGCTGGCAGATCAACCCACAGAACGAACTGCCACCCATTCTGGCTCAGGTGGCCGGTGACGAGCGCATCGACTTCCGCGCCGTGCTCACCGAGCAGTTGGCCCGCGAGCACGACCTCAACGCCGATGTGGTGCTGGATTACGAGCTGAGCTTCTACGATACCCAGGACGCTGCGCTGATCGGCCTCAATGGTGACTTCATCGCCGGCGCCCGCCTGGACAACCTGCTGTCGTGCTATGCCGGCCTGCAGGCGCTGCTGGCCGCCGACAGCGACGAAACCTGCGTGCTGGTGTGCAACGACCATGAAGAAGTCGGCAGCTGCTCGGCCTGCGGTGCCGACGGCCCGATGCTCGAACAGACCCTGCAGCGCCTGCTGCCGGACGGCGACGCCTACGTGCGTACCATCCAGCGCTCGCTGATGGTCTCGGCCGACAACGCCCACGGCGTGCACCCCAACTACGCCGACAAGCACGACGGCAACCACGGCCCCAAGCTCAACGCCGGGCCGGTGATCAAGGTCAACAACAACCAGCGCTACGCCACCAACAGCGAAACCGCCGGGTTCTTCCGCCACCTGTGCATGGCCGAGGAAGTGCCGGTGCAGAGTTTCGTGGTACGCAGCGACATGGGTTGTGGTTCGACCATCGGGCCGATCACGGCCAGCCATCTTGGCGTGCGTACGGTGGATATCGGCTTGCCGACCTTTGCCATGCATTCGATCCGTGAGCTGTGTGGCAGCCATGACCTGGCGCATCTGGTGAAGGTGCTGTCGGCGTTCTACCGGAGCCGCGAGCTGCCTTGA
- a CDS encoding UTRA domain-containing protein, translating to MQSTPPRAVTAICHALQEQIEHGLLAPGGKLPAERKLSEVFDTTRITLREALVQLEAQGLIYREERRGWFVAPQRLTYDLIERSHFHAMVRDQGRVAITELLSARLQPASAAICARLQLPALSSVVRICRLRRIDGRAVLYAEHYLNPKYFPGILDQDLAQSLTEIYGRVYGIQYGQVCFEILPTALPVEAAGALKVSVGSPGLQITRVNSDQHGHLIDCDLEYWRHDAIRIRAQAG from the coding sequence ATGCAGTCGACGCCACCGCGTGCGGTAACAGCCATCTGCCATGCCCTGCAAGAGCAGATCGAGCACGGCCTGCTGGCGCCGGGCGGCAAATTGCCGGCTGAACGCAAGCTCAGCGAAGTGTTCGACACCACGCGCATCACCCTGCGTGAGGCGCTTGTGCAACTGGAGGCCCAGGGCTTGATCTACCGCGAAGAACGGCGCGGCTGGTTCGTCGCACCGCAGCGGCTGACCTACGACCTGATCGAGCGTAGCCATTTTCATGCGATGGTGCGGGACCAGGGGCGGGTGGCCATTACCGAGTTGCTCTCGGCGCGCCTGCAGCCAGCTTCGGCGGCGATCTGCGCGCGCCTGCAACTGCCGGCGCTGTCCAGCGTGGTGCGGATCTGCCGCTTGCGGCGCATCGATGGGCGGGCGGTGCTGTATGCCGAGCACTATCTGAACCCGAAGTACTTCCCCGGGATCCTCGATCAGGACCTGGCGCAGTCGCTGACCGAGATCTACGGGCGGGTGTATGGCATCCAGTACGGGCAGGTGTGCTTCGAAATCTTGCCGACCGCCTTGCCGGTGGAAGCGGCGGGGGCATTGAAGGTGTCGGTGGGTAGCCCAGGTTTGCAAATCACCCGGGTCAACAGCGACCAGCATGGGCACCTGATCGACTGTGACCTGGAATATTGGCGGCATGATGCAATCCGCATCCGCGCCCAGGCTGGCTGA
- the minE gene encoding cell division topological specificity factor MinE has translation MNLFDFFRGRQKQTSASVAKERLQIIVAHERGQRSEPDYLPALQKELLEVIRKYVNIGNDDVHIELENQGSCSILELNITLPDR, from the coding sequence ATGAACCTTTTTGACTTCTTTCGTGGCAGACAGAAACAGACCAGCGCGTCGGTAGCGAAAGAGCGTCTACAGATCATCGTGGCGCATGAGCGCGGCCAGCGCAGCGAACCGGACTACCTGCCGGCGCTGCAGAAAGAACTGCTGGAAGTGATCCGCAAGTATGTGAACATCGGCAACGATGATGTGCACATCGAGCTGGAAAACCAGGGCAGCTGCTCGATTCTGGAGCTGAACATCACCTTGCCTGATCGCTGA
- a CDS encoding mechanosensitive ion channel family protein: MPAFLRCLALLLFIFMSPVQAAGLPSLLGSSAPAQPEATEPLGKSLDEVIKNLENDQQRAKLLADLKKLRDATKQSQPTVEQGVLGLIGGALHDFEKQFSGDSSPFNRWSQEIEQAQAELTELIVPVHQWPAILFGFAAVIAVWSLLAYAFNWVGHRVRVRFGLTEELPQHPRTWDLVRFALRKLGPWLVALIFTVYLSFALPPSLGKSLAMVLAYALVVGTCFSAICVIAFSLLDGPHRHRALHILRHQAFRPLWLIGSFAAFGEAMSDPRMLVALGTHLAHALATLANVIAALSSGLFILRFRRPIAHLIRNQPLARRLTRRTLSDTIEILGSFWFVPALILVAVSLFATFISAGDTSTALRQSLMCTVLVVVCMVLNGLVRRHAANPKRASKRQAVYAERLRNFGYLLVHLFIWLAFIELGLRVWGLSMISFAEGDGHEVSVRLLGLAGTLIVAWLVWILADTAVHHALVRSRRGLANARAQTMMPLIRNVMFVVIFIIAVIVALANMGMNVTPLLAGAGVIGLAIGFGAQSLVADLITGLFIIIEDSLAIDDYVDVGGHLGTVEGLTIRTVRLRDIDGIVHTIPFSEIKSIKNYSREFGYAIFRVAIPHSMNIDQAITLIREVGQKLRNDPLMRRNIWSPLELQGVESFESGSAILRARFKTAPIKQWEVSRAFNLALKRQLDAAGLDLATPRLSVQVVTAGGGGMAEKSSSS; the protein is encoded by the coding sequence GTGCCAGCCTTTCTGCGTTGCCTAGCCCTGCTGCTGTTCATCTTCATGTCCCCGGTACAGGCGGCGGGCTTGCCCAGCCTGCTGGGCTCCAGCGCCCCCGCCCAGCCCGAAGCCACCGAGCCATTGGGCAAGTCGCTGGACGAGGTGATCAAAAACCTCGAAAACGACCAGCAACGCGCCAAGCTGCTGGCCGACCTGAAGAAACTGCGCGACGCCACCAAGCAATCGCAACCCACCGTCGAACAGGGTGTTCTGGGCCTGATCGGCGGCGCCCTGCACGACTTCGAAAAGCAGTTCAGCGGTGACTCCAGCCCGTTCAACCGCTGGTCGCAGGAAATCGAGCAGGCCCAGGCCGAACTGACCGAACTGATCGTGCCGGTGCATCAGTGGCCGGCCATCCTGTTCGGCTTTGCCGCAGTCATCGCGGTATGGAGCCTGCTGGCCTATGCCTTCAACTGGGTTGGCCACCGCGTGCGGGTGCGTTTCGGCCTGACCGAAGAACTGCCACAACACCCGCGCACCTGGGACCTGGTGCGCTTTGCCCTGCGCAAGCTGGGGCCGTGGCTGGTGGCACTGATCTTCACCGTGTACCTGAGCTTCGCCTTGCCTCCATCGCTGGGCAAGTCGCTGGCCATGGTACTGGCCTATGCACTGGTGGTCGGGACCTGTTTCTCGGCCATCTGCGTGATCGCCTTCTCGCTGCTCGACGGCCCCCATCGCCACCGCGCCCTGCACATCCTGCGCCACCAGGCCTTCCGCCCGCTGTGGCTGATCGGCAGCTTCGCCGCCTTTGGCGAGGCCATGAGCGACCCGCGCATGCTGGTCGCCCTGGGTACTCACCTGGCCCATGCACTGGCGACACTGGCCAATGTCATTGCGGCGCTGTCGTCCGGCCTGTTCATCCTGCGCTTCCGCCGGCCCATCGCCCACCTGATCCGCAACCAGCCGCTGGCCCGGCGCCTGACCCGCCGCACCCTGAGCGACACCATCGAGATCCTCGGCAGTTTCTGGTTCGTGCCGGCGCTGATCCTGGTGGCCGTGTCGCTGTTCGCCACCTTCATTTCAGCCGGTGACACCAGTACCGCCCTGCGCCAGTCACTGATGTGCACCGTGCTGGTGGTGGTGTGCATGGTGCTCAACGGCCTGGTGCGCCGCCACGCCGCCAACCCCAAACGCGCCAGCAAGCGCCAGGCGGTGTACGCCGAGCGCCTGCGCAACTTCGGCTACCTGCTGGTGCATCTGTTCATCTGGCTGGCGTTCATCGAACTGGGGCTGCGCGTGTGGGGGCTGTCGATGATCAGCTTCGCCGAGGGTGACGGCCATGAGGTGAGCGTGCGCCTGCTGGGCCTGGCCGGCACACTGATCGTCGCCTGGCTGGTGTGGATCCTCGCCGACACCGCGGTGCACCATGCCCTGGTGCGTTCGCGCCGGGGCCTGGCCAACGCCCGCGCGCAGACCATGATGCCGCTGATCCGCAACGTGATGTTCGTGGTGATCTTCATCATCGCGGTGATCGTCGCCCTGGCCAACATGGGCATGAACGTCACGCCGCTGCTGGCCGGTGCCGGTGTGATCGGCCTGGCCATCGGTTTTGGCGCACAGTCGCTGGTGGCCGACCTGATCACCGGGTTGTTCATCATCATCGAAGACTCGCTGGCGATCGACGACTATGTCGATGTCGGCGGCCACCTGGGCACGGTCGAGGGCCTGACCATCCGTACCGTGCGCCTGCGTGACATCGACGGCATCGTGCATACCATCCCGTTCAGCGAGATCAAGAGCATCAAGAACTACTCCCGCGAGTTCGGCTATGCGATCTTCCGCGTGGCCATCCCGCACAGCATGAACATCGACCAGGCGATCACGCTGATCCGCGAAGTGGGGCAGAAACTGCGCAACGACCCGCTGATGCGCCGCAATATCTGGTCGCCGCTGGAATTGCAGGGGGTGGAGAGTTTCGAGTCGGGCTCGGCAATCCTGCGGGCACGGTTCAAGACCGCGCCGATCAAGCAATGGGAAGTGTCACGGGCATTCAACCTGGCGCTGAAGCGCCAGCTCGATGCGGCCGGGCTGGACCTGGCAACGCCGCGCCTGTCGGTGCAGGTGGTCACCGCCGGAGGTGGCGGGATGGCAGAAAAGAGTTCTTCCAGCTAG